Within Colias croceus chromosome 10, ilColCroc2.1, the genomic segment TACTTTTCCAAAACAATGTTGCTTTACAatgaatttacattttttatgattataaaacgaatttttttatgatcTTTATGACCATAACTTATTGAATGGTTTGTTATTGTGTAAGCATTCAAAgcaaaattttcatattttccgCATCACGTTACAATGAGCTAGATTATGTAAGAAATTGTAAAATGCATAAAAGCATTTTCCGTTCACATAAAGAGCGATTGAATTTCTACAGCTGAATATGTGTTACGTAAGTAGTTCCTACATTAATGTACAATGTATCCTTTCTTCTGTTTTCATGAGTGCTATTACCTACTTCAGTACCCACGTACTAATTGATTGATTATTTTGtatcagtttatttatttaaatactttttatactgTGTGTTCATAATGTAAACTAAATGGATATTATTTACCCTTTTAATAGTTTCCAAAGTTGTacaatttatatctatttaattttttcagatCAAATCATCGAAATGGACTCTTATAATTCTAGTCACAATCATAAGAAAGGCCAACGTACAATTAGCGTATCCAGTTTACATGCCTCCTCCTCCTCCGCCAATGATCGCAATGCCACCACCAATGCAAATACCAATCATCGCCATCGAAATACCTGAACAGACTGTCCCCACTACTACCACTACAACGACCACGGAAAAGAGTGTTGCAATAGCCATCCCTGTACCCGTGCCTATGCCCGTGCAAGTAGCTGTGCCGGCATATGCCCCTTCATATTGCATAGCATCTCCCAGACCAAAGAACTGTCCGCCATGCCCTCCGTGTCTATGCATGCCGCAATGCACACCGGCGTTCTTCTCATATTGTTCACCATGTCACTTGAAATGTCGCTGCCGTAATCCAGGAGATGCACCAGTTCCTTTACCACCTGTTCCACCAATGCCCGTACCAGCTCCTGTATATCCTATGCCGATGCCTGTAGCGCCAGGACCACCACCTGTTGTAGTCGTGCCAATGCCACCGCAAATACAACCCAGACCAAGGCGATGGAAACCAAAACCAAAGTATTCAAGTTCAGAAGAATCGAGTGACGAAACGAGCAGTGACTGTGATTATCTACGGCGAGGAAAGAAATTTAAACGCCGCAAATTAAGAATACTCAGACGCAAAGCAAGTTCAGAAAGTGAGAACGAACTAGTGAAGCCAGTGCTGACGTATGTATCGAATAATggtgaaattaaatatgagaAAAAGATAAGTAACGATGAAGCTGATCAATTATTAAATGGACGTGATAACGGAAGGAGATATAAAACAGTGAGAGTCATGACAAGAGAGgataattcaaataaacagcAAGTTGTAGTGATGTCTAATGATGAAGATAATAAAGCAAGGTACAAGCAAGTGGTGCTTCGAAATGGACCAAGCCACGTGCTGAGTAGTGGGAAGAAAGAATTGATATTTAGACCTCCTGGTAACAAGAAGATTAGCAATTTATCTGTGTCGTTTAATATAGAATAGATGAATTTTAAAgtagatgtttatatttttgtaaataaatatttgtgaatggaagaatacataataaaagacGAAGAAttcatgaaaaaatgtttatttcataaacaatCTAACAGATACTTTAACCACAGAATACTTACCTAATAGTAGCTTTAACATAAAAAGGCGTAAGCAGTTGGaaccttaaaaaatcttttagtCCTATAATTAACTCTACATatttaatcttttaattttacattaatttttacatatgtttttcatttagatttttttaaactcaaacatttgaAACACAATTAACTTGTTCCAACTGAAGATCACGTACCGAAACCGattgtagtttttataataacgaatttaaattacagtaaataaataaaagatgaaCAATTGGATTGTGTGTaacgagcacacgtgtcagtagtgaaacttctttggcaaccAAAATAGTggccttactccatgatgtGACGGCATTGCCATAACGCAacctaaaaattttattgtcaacACACCTAAAGAATTtcaaaaaactgtaaaatgtttttcatAAACCTCTTGGGGTACACACAGGATAACTATGCAATTGCCAATGgaaattaatatgaatatagTTATGAATATGTCCACGATGATTACTCATTAAAAATCGAATGTCTTAAAATATCAACgctattttttaatcaattaaatatttatatgaatatgtGTCAGTTCCAATCTTGATTAGGAAATTGGAAGGTGTCGGTATAAGAGGATGTGCACTGGATTGGTTCAGAAGCTACCTCCAGGGAAGAACGCAGCGTGTGAGAATTAACTCGTTCATGAGTTCACCAGATCATGTCACGTTTGGTGTTCCCCAAGGAAGCATTCTCGGCCCGATCctatttctaatttatttaaacgatCTCATTTCTCTCCCTCTTACCGatgcaaatattatatgttatgcAGACGATACTGCGATTTTATTTCATGGCCCAAGCTGGGCTGAAGTTTTTCAAAAAAGCCAGAAAGGTATGTCTCAAATTATGTTGTGGCTTAATAATAATCTTCTCTCCCTCAATGCTGCCAAGACTAAATTTCTATGCTTCCATAAAACCAGGGCAACAGCTCCTAAATCTTTCCCAAAGTTTTTCATTCACATGTGCGGTAAATCTACTCACCACGATAGCATTGGCAGTGGTTGTAATTGTGATCAAATTACCAGGTCAGATTCTATAAAATACCTTGGTGTTATACTGGACGAAAAACTCACTTTTAATGAACATATTAACGCCATGTCAACTCGAACAAGACGCCTGATATATGTAATGAAAACTCTCAGAACCAAAGTCGATAAACACCAACTTATGACCATATATAAGGTATTATGCCAATCATTAATAACCTACTGCATTTCTGTATGGGGAGCCGCCTCGGCCTCGCTTATTATCAAACTAGAGAGAGCCCACCGTtccattttaaaagttatgcTGCGAAAGCCCCCTTTCTATCCTACAGTGTCTCTCTACAGGGATgctaatgttttaaatgtacgaggactttatattttacatgcaATCATCTCAATGCACAACAAACtcttaaaatctaatttttactCAAATACATCAACACGGCTATTAAGAGCACCGACCCCATTGACCAAATGTTTCTTTTCCAAacgttttcaaaattttatgttcccATTCTTATATAACAAATTTAGTAAACTTATTAACTTCCGGCAGTACACGTTAcccaatattaaatataaactattaaGCATTCTAGTGTCCAAGGACTATAAGCAAACAGAACAGATTCTAAGAATACTATAACtacaattgtttaaataagCCAAGTATCATGTCCGAAGTTGCATTGTATTAAACGTGTTGGACCCTTTGTGAAACTCCATTTTCATCGTACAATCGTTGTATGGCCCCGCGAGACAGGCTGTGCCTAGTGCGGGGTCCGCTGTTGAAATCtgtacttattttaataaccttccttttggcaaataaatattattttattttattttttttttttatgttcacATGCAATATTGAAATTAGTGAATGAATATTAAACAGAGACTAACAAAAAGATAATCAATCATTGTAAATGCCTAAATTTCTCATACTTAATTATCGAAAGAACAAAGAAAATCATTGAAGGATTTTTATCATCAAAAGTTCTAAGAAATATGAAGTCAAATCTATGTAACAGCTATTTGCACTTAAACAAAATTAGCATTGAGTTAACAATGAACAATCGAATTACGTGACCTATTTTAGGCTGTTTATTCCATTATACGCCATACTTCTTAAAAATGTGGTCCAGTTTACTCGTTATAACCTCACTCTATTGTATCAACTCGCTACCCGTAGACAACCAGTCCGCTGCGAAATCTATGATGGAGTTTATGAAATCATAACAGGATTTGATGAAGCCACCAACAATGAATACAAATTCAACAAATGGGCCGTGTTGTTTCGGGCAAATATGTACGAATCCGTGTACCTATCCAATTTTGCCGAATTATCAACAGATGCCTATAATATTACCAGCAAGAACGGTATACGAGCCGGTGGAGCATAACCACCCTCCACTAGGAGATATAAAGGATTTGATTAAAGCAGATAAAAAACGGCACAATTATGTAAGTTACGAGTTTAGTGATACTAGTTCAGATACTGATACGGATACCGATACTAACACGGATTCGGATACGGATTATGCTTATTATGAAAGCTTTTTGGGGAAGGTATCCTAAACTattgtttgtaattttgtacggttttttatgatttgtttaaacaagtgcaatgtttttgtttaaacaagtgtaaataatacaaacttttgtaattttattcagttcatttcattttaagcctaaaaatacagtatttatgtcgtggccatatcgtagatatgctgatttcatgaaatggccaatttagtttggccagatcgttaaatcgtcaacgtttcacgatttggtcatcaacatttggccagatcgacgATCTGGCCACACGTGGATGGCCATTTCAAGAAATGCGaccatttttgtttattttttaaaaggcgattcgcttctggcactcgccggccgctgccgcggtacgctcgctttgctcgctcggctcgtgcgttgcttattaaagtctaacctaacctaacctatattttatacgatcatggccaaatgtcgatgaccaaatcgtgaaatgttgacgatttaacgatctgatcaaactatgttggccatttcatgaaatgagcaaatctacgacaTGGCCACGacatttatacaaattattttaggtcCTTACctaaatattcttaaaaaatacataactctcacatttttaattgagcaaatttattttaccaactactaattaaaatagatcttattatagtttattattgtgtgtg encodes:
- the LOC123695136 gene encoding pollen-specific leucine-rich repeat extensin-like protein 1 isoform X1, with translation MCYIKSSKWTLIILVTIIRKANVQLAYPVYMPPPPPPMIAMPPPMQIPIIAIEIPEQTVPTTTTTTTTEKSVAIAIPVPVPMPVQVAVPAYAPSYCIASPRPKNCPPCPPCLCMPQCTPAFFSYCSPCHLKCRCRNPGDAPVPLPPVPPMPVPAPVYPMPMPVAPGPPPVVVVPMPPQIQPRPRRWKPKPKYSSSEESSDETSSDCDYLRRGKKFKRRKLRILRRKASSESENELVKPVLTYVSNNGEIKYEKKISNDEADQLLNGRDNGRRYKTVRVMTREDNSNKQQVVVMSNDEDNKARYKQVVLRNGPSHVLSSGKKELIFRPPGNKKISNLSVSFNIE
- the LOC123695136 gene encoding SH3 domain-containing protein C23A1.17-like isoform X2, translated to MPPPPPPMIAMPPPMQIPIIAIEIPEQTVPTTTTTTTTEKSVAIAIPVPVPMPVQVAVPAYAPSYCIASPRPKNCPPCPPCLCMPQCTPAFFSYCSPCHLKCRCRNPGDAPVPLPPVPPMPVPAPVYPMPMPVAPGPPPVVVVPMPPQIQPRPRRWKPKPKYSSSEESSDETSSDCDYLRRGKKFKRRKLRILRRKASSESENELVKPVLTYVSNNGEIKYEKKISNDEADQLLNGRDNGRRYKTVRVMTREDNSNKQQVVVMSNDEDNKARYKQVVLRNGPSHVLSSGKKELIFRPPGNKKISNLSVSFNIE